The following are encoded in a window of Methylicorpusculum oleiharenae genomic DNA:
- a CDS encoding IS3 family transposase (programmed frameshift): protein MESPQVTAPEVALEDALRASSNATSGARPDSEVVATAQRRQFTSSDKRRILEAADRCTQLGEIGALLRKEGIYSSHLSTWRRQRAADERAALAPQKRGRKADPAQAEDRRVHQLTQENERLRRRLAQANAIIDVQKKPLRLVRSADGRDAERVLLMQALNQLAPEVGLAPACAALNLNRSSVYREDARRRLLVPVPVKRVPRPSVPLAFSPHERQQLLAVLNSERFADCSPYFVYATLLDEGRYIGSVRTLYRALEADGLSAERRRQRIHPVYTKPELLATAPNQVWSWDITKLKGPAKWTCFHLYVILDIFSRYVVGWMVAPRETAELAEQLIAETVAKHNIPPHTLTLHADRGTSMRSKPVAALLVDLEVTKTHSRPYVSDDNPYSEAQFKTLKYRPDFPARFGCLEDARSHCQRFFLWYNQSHCHSGIGYMTPTTVHFDQAATVYQARAKTLEIAFLANPKRFKGQCPLPPKLPRTVWINPPTNTKGET from the exons ATGGAATCACCACAAGTAACTGCGCCGGAGGTCGCGTTGGAAGACGCCCTACGGGCGTCTTCCAACGCGACCTCCGGCGCGCGGCCCGACTCAGAGGTGGTTGCCACCGCCCAGCGCCGACAATTTACCAGCAGCGACAAGCGCCGCATCCTGGAGGCCGCTGATCGCTGTACCCAGCTGGGTGAGATTGGTGCTTTATTGCGCAAAGAAGGGATTTACTCCTCCCATCTGTCCACTTGGCGTAGGCAGCGTGCTGCCGATGAGCGCGCCGCGTTGGCGCCGCAAAAACGTGGGCGCAAGGCCGACCCGGCTCAGGCCGAGGATCGTCGTGTGCATCAACTTACCCAGGAAAATGAGCGTCTGCGCCGCAGACTGGCTCAGGCCAATGCCATTATTGATGTCCAAAAAAAAC CTTTGCGTCTTGTTCGGTCTGCCGACGGACGAGACGCCGAGCGAGTCCTGCTGATGCAAGCCCTTAACCAGTTGGCCCCGGAGGTCGGTCTGGCGCCGGCTTGCGCGGCCCTGAATTTGAACCGCAGTTCGGTCTATCGCGAGGATGCCCGCCGGCGCCTCCTGGTGCCCGTGCCGGTAAAGCGGGTACCCCGTCCGTCCGTCCCGCTGGCTTTCTCGCCCCATGAGCGGCAGCAATTGCTGGCGGTGCTTAACAGTGAACGCTTTGCCGACTGCTCGCCGTATTTTGTCTATGCCACCCTGCTGGACGAGGGGCGCTACATCGGCTCGGTGCGCACCTTGTACCGCGCCCTGGAGGCGGATGGCCTGTCAGCGGAGCGCAGGCGCCAACGGATACACCCGGTCTATACCAAACCGGAACTCCTGGCCACCGCGCCCAATCAAGTCTGGAGCTGGGATATCACGAAACTCAAAGGCCCGGCCAAATGGACCTGTTTCCACCTGTATGTGATCCTGGATATTTTCAGCCGCTATGTGGTCGGCTGGATGGTCGCTCCGCGGGAAACCGCCGAACTGGCCGAGCAGCTGATCGCCGAAACAGTGGCCAAGCACAACATCCCGCCGCATACGCTGACGCTGCATGCCGACCGCGGTACCAGCATGCGCAGCAAGCCGGTGGCCGCCTTGCTGGTCGATCTGGAGGTCACCAAGACCCATAGCCGGCCTTATGTCTCAGATGACAATCCCTATTCCGAGGCCCAGTTCAAAACCCTGAAATATAGGCCTGATTTCCCCGCTCGCTTCGGATGCCTTGAAGATGCCCGCAGCCATTGCCAACGCTTCTTCCTGTGGTACAACCAGTCCCATTGCCACTCGGGCATCGGTTACATGACCCCGACCACCGTCCACTTCGACCAAGCAGCTACGGTATACCAAGCACGCGCAAAAACCCTGGAGATTGCCTTCCTCGCCAATCCAAAGCGATTCAAAGGACAGTGTCCCTTGCCGCCCAAGTTACCCCGCACCGTTTGGATCAATCCGCCTACCAACACCAAGGGAGAAACTTGA
- a CDS encoding DUF7832 domain-containing protein, giving the protein MSYDQGYWHTDSCFANNLDEQYAGTHIAVYIKWCIEKGFLSKDLLVSDADALASIRDGQMSMSEYFEKYLDWKFGEWNLNEEGNAFTKYYYDRYLEEVSFEVPSAVLGPESNVDFPKLYALLDERLRQFQDSGAQAFYKSKAKSWWKFW; this is encoded by the coding sequence ATGTCATACGACCAAGGATACTGGCACACTGATAGCTGTTTCGCGAATAACCTAGACGAACAGTATGCGGGCACGCACATAGCGGTCTATATCAAGTGGTGCATTGAAAAGGGCTTCCTATCCAAAGATCTTCTTGTGTCGGATGCAGATGCGCTTGCTTCCATCCGAGATGGACAAATGTCGATGAGTGAGTATTTTGAAAAGTATCTCGACTGGAAGTTTGGTGAATGGAACTTGAATGAAGAAGGCAACGCATTCACAAAGTACTACTACGATCGGTATCTTGAAGAAGTCTCATTCGAAGTACCAAGCGCAGTCCTTGGGCCAGAAAGCAACGTAGATTTTCCAAAACTCTACGCCCTGCTCGATGAACGCCTAAGACAGTTTCAAGATTCTGGCGCTCAAGCCTTCTATAAGTCGAAAGCCAAGTCATGGTGGAAGTTTTGGTGA
- a CDS encoding SOS response-associated peptidase family protein: MGDDTAILIELTESVIDSAFLLRFVLGIGMNAGCHRAFRYRRCLIPANGIFEWERLSGKQAFHIHRTDQQLFAFAGLWEH, translated from the coding sequence GTGGGTGATGATACGGCTATCCTGATTGAGTTGACCGAGTCTGTAATTGATAGCGCGTTTTTATTGCGGTTCGTGTTGGGCATAGGGATGAATGCGGGATGCCATCGTGCTTTTAGATATCGGCGCTGCTTGATACCCGCAAACGGAATTTTTGAATGGGAGCGCCTTAGCGGCAAACAGGCTTTCCACATCCATCGAACCGATCAGCAATTGTTTGCTTTTGCCGGGCTTTGGGAACACTGA
- a CDS encoding group I intron-associated PD-(D/E)XK endonuclease has protein sequence MPVKNSKIKQETLAAHKQLSYENLVSAWLTGDGWEVLIPAIDHGKKTDLVVADDTNYYRIQVKTVESSDNSITVENKWKGAKIDYVIYFSRTAEWGYIAPAFTENRKRLNSPDHIRFHNHPANFLKAFRKI, from the coding sequence ATGCCTGTAAAAAATTCAAAGATTAAACAAGAAACTCTTGCTGCCCACAAACAGCTTTCCTATGAAAATCTCGTCAGCGCTTGGCTTACGGGTGATGGCTGGGAAGTACTAATTCCTGCAATAGATCACGGCAAAAAAACAGATTTGGTGGTTGCCGACGATACCAATTACTATCGCATACAAGTCAAAACTGTTGAGTCGAGTGACAATTCGATCACGGTTGAAAACAAGTGGAAGGGAGCAAAAATCGACTACGTGATTTATTTCTCACGAACTGCGGAATGGGGCTATATCGCTCCCGCATTCACTGAAAATAGAAAACGCTTAAACTCCCCTGATCACATCCGTTTTCACAATCACCCAGCTAATTTTCTGAAAGCGTTTAGGAAAATTTAG
- a CDS encoding dynamin family protein translates to MKSPKLLRTEIHALRGRVEEIRDLLVRKVQNTNEPAWGIGKDCARAAELLSSLLTNQVVPENYRVAVVGRFKAGKSSFVNELLGARLAGEDTSPETAAVTTFRHGNAVKATIRFVGRESWDAIKSLHKEDAKHVDAHRVKMWESFIDKPRKNSDGKIIEVFDLSGLEKIYVKPGGHSIEILLGKSDDKSAENAFRKKLKEFTSGTRPLHCLVERIEIASPAPILDEGVLLIDTPGLDDTERFRVSLTEKAVEDVDAVLFLTKSGVAYGQSEKDFLLTLLRKGTVKQLIFVITQVDQTYEQHLRNADSNDEDPESITSRIRYEEQRIRDEIEKTLNELSGEDSPAMRRYREQLGVVGLAFTSAANHRDAKAGKHIEHRIHEDDPGGIERMKKQLLQLLSTESRLALVAHNIAGGTKSVLEELLTIVANRRAALRDIKDGEVAEQRLAIFRVEFESARDRFQLAAVEQVAVLKQNLDARRKQNNHIIETIGLLAERELDSFQLNDVGKHWRTRRSGSWGYMHDLQSRVANRIFPKVQQILSEMTEQFATFVGLFEKHLATLSHTSENIASNLDLGTNLPFDLTKTLLGSLDKSLKAANDLITSEEQQIVSFLDDFVSEEVENKISAARESVSDIFGRGTTYQQSREVRAFYTEVKRLLQEALTAHLVFRSGAFGDFLMVEAEGVPRNALSEVQATLANAEQDIRAAATSTIGGQREAFDQESNLLSAELIKIIDSCARLLGEVAEPAAIAVQSNVTLPKSSSPVQSVEEGDAVSGEWFDEIQHRATETFTRFRLNDGDSSWPMDKIFAPALIGGSLRIALIDPYLGAPHQIRNLKEFLLVAAEAARPKEILVLTTGTWEEGAATNVRVMAEVGDDLFRNFGTTLTIKVDPTIHDRCVVCDHGVLFKLGRGLDIYKPATGLASHRPASRRVRRTEIDVFTIPGFVSKSKQ, encoded by the coding sequence ATGAAATCGCCAAAACTGCTTCGGACTGAAATTCATGCACTGCGTGGGCGCGTCGAGGAAATTCGAGACCTACTCGTCCGCAAGGTACAGAACACCAACGAACCAGCCTGGGGCATTGGCAAGGACTGTGCGCGTGCGGCCGAGTTGCTCAGTTCGTTGCTCACCAACCAGGTTGTTCCTGAAAACTATCGCGTCGCTGTCGTAGGCCGTTTCAAAGCGGGGAAATCATCATTCGTGAACGAACTGCTTGGCGCACGACTAGCAGGAGAGGATACGAGTCCTGAGACGGCGGCCGTCACCACGTTCCGTCACGGTAACGCTGTAAAGGCGACGATCAGGTTTGTAGGGCGCGAATCATGGGATGCCATTAAGAGTCTCCATAAGGAAGATGCAAAGCATGTCGATGCCCACCGTGTGAAGATGTGGGAGAGTTTTATCGACAAGCCCCGCAAGAACAGCGATGGCAAGATCATCGAGGTATTCGATCTTTCTGGACTTGAAAAGATATACGTGAAGCCGGGCGGGCACAGCATTGAAATCTTGCTCGGTAAGTCTGATGACAAGTCGGCAGAAAATGCGTTCCGCAAAAAGCTGAAGGAATTCACTTCGGGGACTCGACCACTGCACTGCCTCGTCGAAAGAATTGAAATTGCATCGCCTGCGCCGATTCTTGATGAAGGTGTTTTACTCATCGATACACCCGGTCTGGATGACACAGAACGGTTCCGCGTCAGCCTCACTGAAAAGGCTGTCGAGGATGTCGATGCCGTTTTATTTCTCACCAAGTCCGGCGTGGCTTATGGTCAGTCAGAAAAGGACTTTCTGCTTACACTCCTCCGAAAGGGTACGGTCAAACAACTCATTTTTGTAATCACGCAGGTTGATCAAACTTACGAACAGCATCTCAGAAATGCGGACTCCAACGACGAAGACCCAGAATCCATAACGTCCAGAATTCGATACGAAGAACAACGGATTCGCGATGAAATCGAGAAAACGCTTAACGAATTGAGTGGCGAGGATTCCCCAGCGATGCGGCGCTATCGTGAGCAGCTTGGGGTCGTCGGGCTGGCATTTACCTCCGCAGCCAATCATCGTGACGCAAAGGCCGGGAAGCATATCGAGCATCGAATCCACGAGGATGATCCTGGTGGAATCGAACGGATGAAGAAGCAACTGCTTCAACTTCTGTCCACCGAATCACGCTTAGCTCTGGTTGCCCACAACATTGCCGGTGGCACAAAATCCGTACTGGAAGAACTCCTTACGATTGTTGCGAACCGCCGAGCAGCATTGCGCGACATCAAGGATGGGGAGGTGGCTGAACAAAGGCTTGCCATCTTTCGCGTCGAGTTTGAATCTGCTCGGGATCGATTTCAACTTGCAGCCGTTGAGCAAGTCGCCGTCCTCAAGCAGAATCTCGATGCGCGCAGGAAGCAGAACAATCACATTATCGAAACGATAGGACTTCTGGCAGAGCGAGAACTTGACAGCTTCCAGTTGAACGACGTTGGCAAACACTGGCGGACACGGAGGTCGGGTAGTTGGGGGTACATGCACGATCTCCAGTCGCGCGTAGCCAACCGGATATTTCCCAAAGTTCAGCAGATCCTTTCGGAAATGACTGAGCAATTTGCTACCTTCGTTGGTCTCTTCGAGAAGCACTTAGCGACCTTGTCACACACTAGCGAAAACATTGCAAGCAATTTAGACCTTGGAACAAACCTGCCGTTCGACCTGACTAAGACGCTCTTAGGATCGCTGGATAAATCTCTCAAAGCTGCCAACGATCTCATTACGAGCGAAGAACAACAGATAGTCTCATTCCTCGACGATTTTGTTTCGGAAGAGGTTGAAAACAAGATTTCAGCGGCACGAGAAAGTGTTTCCGATATTTTTGGACGGGGTACGACTTATCAGCAATCTCGGGAGGTCCGCGCTTTCTACACGGAGGTCAAGCGCCTTCTTCAAGAAGCGCTTACCGCCCACCTAGTTTTTCGTAGTGGCGCGTTTGGTGACTTTCTCATGGTGGAGGCTGAAGGTGTTCCGCGAAATGCGCTTAGCGAAGTCCAGGCTACCCTTGCTAACGCGGAACAAGATATTCGCGCAGCAGCAACCTCAACGATCGGCGGGCAAAGGGAAGCATTCGATCAGGAAAGCAATTTGCTGTCTGCCGAACTGATTAAGATTATTGATTCCTGTGCTCGACTTCTTGGTGAAGTTGCTGAGCCAGCTGCCATTGCGGTTCAGTCAAACGTCACGTTGCCAAAGAGTTCATCGCCTGTTCAATCTGTCGAAGAGGGGGATGCGGTCAGCGGTGAATGGTTTGACGAAATCCAACACCGTGCCACGGAAACATTTACCCGGTTTCGCTTGAATGATGGCGACAGCAGTTGGCCAATGGATAAGATTTTCGCCCCAGCACTAATTGGCGGGAGCTTGCGCATTGCGTTGATCGACCCATATCTTGGGGCACCTCACCAAATCCGCAATTTGAAAGAGTTTCTGCTGGTGGCTGCCGAGGCCGCCCGACCCAAAGAAATTCTCGTCCTGACAACAGGTACATGGGAGGAAGGGGCCGCAACAAATGTCAGGGTCATGGCGGAAGTCGGCGATGATCTTTTCAGAAACTTCGGTACTACCCTGACAATCAAGGTCGACCCGACCATCCACGATCGTTGTGTCGTGTGTGACCATGGAGTTCTCTTCAAACTCGGTCGCGGGCTGGATATTTACAAGCCGGCCACTGGATTGGCGTCACATCGACCTGCAAGTCGCCGTGTCCGCAGAACGGAAATCGACGTGTTCACCATTCCAGGGTTTGTAAGCAAGAGCAAGCAGTGA
- a CDS encoding type III restriction-modification system endonuclease, with product MKLKFKKQAYQSHAVDAVVECFAGQTYSSGFKYQIDPGRSAHGQSQDGLLEHAGFRNEAIAHSQTQLLENIRAVQRRQNLPISDAVVVDKKTGCTINLDIEMETGTGKTYCYIKTLFELNKRYGWSKFIIVVPSIAIREGVYKTLQITAEHFLENYGKKARFFIYNSKQLHNLESFSSDAGINVMVINVQAFNATGKDARRINVELDDFQSRKPIDVIKSNRPILILDEPQKMEGTKTLESLKEFNPLMILRYSATHKTEYNKIHRLDALDAYNQKLVKKIQVRGISLKNLAGTNAYLYLGGVDISKTKPPVVSVELEIKQSSGIKRVLRKLNKGDNLFELSGNLDQYKGFVVSDINANTQTLSFTNGVELVVGEATGDLDESALRRIQIREAIKAHFEKEQVLYQQGIKTLTLFFIDSVAKYRQYDAAGESTGEYAQIFEEEYQLKLNEVLSLDDNPYNDYLRGISPGKTHQGYFSIDKKSKRLIDPETGKKSSETDDVDAYDLILKNKERLLSLSEPVRFIFSHSALREGWDNPNVFVICTLKHSDNTTTRRQEVGRGMRLCVNQIGERMDHPATVHQINVLSVVTSDSYTEFVSGLQSELSNALSARPRVADEKYFTGKVLRTADGDVEVTPQLAKHIYKYLLKNDYTDAEDKIAPAYHEAKETGNLADLPAELTPYATQVFELIDSVFTNASLPTIEDDRKAKLNPLNDNFDKKEFKALWEKINRKAAYAVDFDSKELVKKCIPALNAELKVSHLLYTVATGEQKEDVTYDALKAGETFVTGRTETGKLNNSVHSAVKYDLIGKLTEATQLTRKTVGSILQGIKQDTFHQFTINPEDFIAKAARLINEQKATVIIEHLSYDEITESHSTDIFTQNQQRIDITKAGEKLNRHIYDYVVTDSKIEREFAKALDISEEVVVYAKLPRGFFIPTPVGEYNPDWAISFKEGTVKHIYFIAETKGSMSSMELRAIEQSKIECARKFFSKITSEQVKYEVVDSYGQLMGLVK from the coding sequence ATGAAACTCAAATTTAAGAAGCAAGCATACCAATCTCATGCGGTTGATGCCGTGGTCGAGTGTTTTGCCGGACAAACTTACAGCAGCGGCTTTAAATATCAAATTGACCCCGGCCGCAGTGCCCACGGTCAATCGCAGGATGGCTTATTGGAGCATGCGGGATTTCGCAACGAGGCGATTGCGCACAGTCAGACACAGTTGTTGGAGAATATTCGCGCCGTGCAGCGCCGGCAAAATCTGCCCATTTCCGATGCGGTGGTAGTCGATAAGAAAACCGGCTGCACTATCAATCTGGATATAGAGATGGAGACTGGTACCGGGAAGACGTATTGCTATATCAAAACCCTGTTCGAGCTTAATAAACGCTATGGCTGGAGCAAGTTCATCATCGTGGTCCCCAGTATTGCGATAAGAGAAGGCGTTTATAAAACCCTGCAAATTACCGCTGAGCACTTTCTGGAAAACTACGGCAAGAAAGCCCGGTTTTTTATCTATAACTCCAAGCAATTGCATAACCTGGAAAGCTTTTCGTCGGATGCCGGTATTAACGTGATGGTGATCAATGTCCAGGCGTTTAATGCTACCGGTAAAGATGCGCGGCGGATCAATGTGGAATTGGACGATTTTCAGTCCCGAAAGCCGATTGATGTGATTAAGAGCAATCGCCCGATTCTGATTTTGGATGAACCGCAGAAGATGGAGGGCACCAAGACGCTGGAGTCGTTGAAGGAATTTAATCCGTTGATGATTTTGCGTTATTCGGCAACCCACAAAACCGAATACAACAAAATCCATCGACTCGATGCGCTGGATGCGTATAACCAAAAACTGGTCAAGAAAATCCAGGTACGCGGCATTTCGTTGAAGAATCTGGCAGGCACCAATGCCTATTTGTATTTGGGCGGTGTCGATATTTCCAAAACCAAGCCGCCGGTGGTCAGTGTTGAACTGGAAATCAAGCAATCCAGCGGTATCAAGCGGGTGTTGCGCAAGCTCAACAAAGGCGATAACTTGTTTGAGCTTTCCGGCAATCTGGATCAGTACAAAGGCTTTGTGGTCTCAGATATTAATGCTAACACCCAAACATTGAGCTTTACCAATGGCGTTGAATTGGTGGTTGGCGAAGCAACCGGCGATTTAGACGAATCCGCCTTGCGCCGCATTCAAATCCGCGAAGCCATCAAAGCCCATTTCGAAAAAGAACAGGTGCTGTATCAGCAAGGCATCAAGACCTTGACACTGTTTTTTATCGACTCGGTTGCGAAGTATCGGCAATACGATGCAGCGGGCGAATCAACCGGTGAATATGCGCAAATCTTTGAAGAAGAATATCAGTTAAAGCTCAATGAAGTGCTTAGCTTGGACGACAACCCCTATAACGATTATTTGCGTGGCATTTCTCCCGGCAAAACCCATCAGGGTTACTTTTCAATCGATAAGAAAAGCAAACGCTTAATTGATCCGGAAACCGGGAAAAAATCCAGCGAAACCGACGATGTCGATGCCTATGATTTGATCCTGAAGAACAAAGAGCGGCTATTGTCACTGTCCGAGCCGGTGCGTTTTATCTTTTCTCATTCGGCTTTACGTGAAGGCTGGGATAATCCCAATGTGTTTGTGATCTGCACCTTGAAGCACAGCGACAATACCACAACCCGTCGGCAGGAAGTTGGGCGCGGCATGCGGCTTTGCGTCAATCAAATTGGCGAACGTATGGATCACCCGGCAACCGTGCATCAAATCAATGTACTGAGTGTCGTAACCAGCGACAGCTATACCGAGTTTGTTTCAGGACTGCAAAGCGAACTCAGCAATGCTTTGTCGGCCCGTCCGCGTGTGGCCGATGAGAAATATTTTACCGGCAAGGTGCTGCGTACTGCCGATGGCGATGTCGAAGTGACGCCGCAACTGGCGAAGCATATTTACAAATATCTACTGAAAAACGATTACACCGATGCCGAAGACAAAATTGCTCCGGCTTATCACGAAGCCAAGGAAACCGGCAATTTGGCAGATCTACCCGCCGAACTGACTCCCTATGCGACGCAGGTATTTGAACTGATCGACAGCGTGTTTACCAACGCGTCTCTACCAACGATTGAGGATGATCGCAAAGCCAAGCTCAATCCACTGAACGACAACTTCGATAAGAAGGAATTTAAGGCGCTGTGGGAAAAGATCAATCGCAAAGCGGCTTATGCTGTGGATTTTGATAGCAAGGAGCTGGTTAAAAAGTGCATCCCTGCCCTGAACGCTGAGCTGAAAGTCAGCCACTTGCTGTACACCGTAGCGACCGGCGAACAAAAAGAAGATGTCACTTACGATGCGTTAAAAGCCGGTGAAACGTTCGTGACCGGCAGAACCGAAACCGGCAAACTGAATAATTCGGTGCATTCTGCTGTGAAGTACGACTTGATCGGCAAACTTACCGAAGCCACTCAACTGACCCGCAAAACGGTCGGCAGCATTCTGCAAGGGATCAAACAGGACACGTTTCATCAATTCACGATCAATCCGGAAGACTTTATTGCCAAGGCCGCACGCTTGATCAACGAACAAAAAGCCACCGTCATCATCGAACATCTGTCCTACGACGAAATTACCGAAAGCCACAGCACCGATATTTTTACCCAGAATCAGCAAAGGATCGACATCACCAAGGCCGGCGAAAAACTAAACCGGCATATCTACGATTACGTCGTCACCGATTCCAAGATCGAACGTGAATTTGCTAAAGCGTTAGATATCAGCGAGGAAGTGGTCGTCTATGCAAAACTACCGAGAGGCTTTTTTATTCCGACTCCGGTAGGTGAATACAATCCGGATTGGGCTATTTCTTTCAAGGAAGGCACGGTCAAGCATATTTACTTCATCGCCGAAACCAAGGGATCTATGTCGTCGATGGAGTTAAGAGCGATAGAACAATCGAAAATTGAATGCGCCCGAAAGTTCTTCTCGAAGATCACGTCGGAGCAAGTGAAGTATGAAGTGGTGGATAGTTATGGGCAGTTGATGGGGTTGGTGAAGTAG
- a CDS encoding DUF4276 family protein: protein MTYLVFLLEEPSAAEMLKGILPRLLPAEIAVKYIVFEGKQDLEKQLERRLKGWNQPNSAFLVMRDKDSGDCVMIKNRLMEKVMATGKQDSTVVRIACTELESFYLGDLKAVEDGLNMPNLAKKQNVKKFRTPDLLSNASEELFKLTDRRYQKVSGSREIGPHLKIDGSNNSHSFNVLLAGIDKLLGMIA from the coding sequence ATGACTTATCTGGTTTTTTTGCTGGAAGAACCTTCAGCAGCAGAAATGTTGAAGGGGATTTTGCCAAGGCTATTACCGGCTGAGATTGCCGTAAAATATATTGTCTTTGAAGGGAAACAGGATTTGGAAAAGCAGTTGGAACGCCGATTGAAAGGTTGGAACCAGCCCAATTCCGCTTTTTTAGTCATGCGCGATAAAGACAGCGGCGACTGCGTGATGATTAAAAATCGTCTCATGGAGAAAGTGATGGCTACCGGAAAGCAAGATTCTACTGTCGTGAGAATTGCTTGTACGGAATTGGAAAGTTTTTATTTGGGTGACCTCAAGGCTGTTGAGGATGGGCTTAACATGCCAAACCTTGCCAAAAAACAGAACGTTAAAAAATTCCGTACGCCTGATTTGCTTTCGAACGCATCAGAGGAACTGTTTAAACTGACAGATAGAAGGTATCAAAAGGTTTCCGGCTCCAGGGAGATAGGGCCTCACCTGAAGATTGATGGATCCAACAATTCCCATAGTTTCAATGTATTGTTAGCAGGTATCGACAAACTGCTTGGAATGATCGCATGA
- a CDS encoding AAA family ATPase yields the protein MKIETLRIKNFKAFKDVEMLDIPSFCVIVGANGTGKSTLFNVFGFLKDALTTNVTTALIKQGGNRGFREVRTRNSQEPIEIEIKFRDKPDSPLITYFLQINEQHGKPVVEREILKYRRGSGGQPWHFLDFSEGKGVAVTNELESVRDVNELKREEQSLKSPDILAVKGLAQFERFPAVVALGNLIENWHVSDFHISKARPEQEAGFADHLSREGENLSLFIQYLYQFHRSAFNEIISKIKHRVPGITSVETKTTEEGRVLLKFQDGAFEDPFLARYVSDGTIKMLAYLTLLYDPIPHPLLCVEEPENQLYPKLLWELAEEFRAYSLRGGQVFVSTHSPDFLNATQLEEVFWLVKQNGYTQIKRASQDEQIAAYMKDGDQMGYLWKQGFFDGVDPE from the coding sequence ATGAAAATCGAAACCTTGCGGATAAAAAACTTTAAAGCCTTCAAGGATGTTGAAATGCTGGATATTCCCAGCTTTTGCGTGATTGTCGGTGCCAATGGTACGGGTAAAAGTACCCTCTTTAACGTTTTTGGTTTTTTAAAAGATGCTCTTACCACCAACGTAACCACGGCGCTGATCAAACAAGGTGGAAACCGAGGCTTTAGAGAGGTGAGGACTCGAAACAGCCAAGAGCCCATTGAAATTGAAATTAAATTTCGAGATAAGCCCGACAGCCCCCTGATAACCTATTTTCTTCAAATAAACGAACAGCATGGCAAGCCTGTAGTTGAACGTGAAATATTGAAATATAGGCGTGGCAGTGGTGGACAACCCTGGCACTTCCTGGATTTCTCTGAAGGTAAAGGTGTTGCGGTGACGAATGAGCTGGAGTCTGTCCGTGATGTCAATGAATTGAAACGGGAAGAACAATCACTTAAATCTCCCGATATACTCGCGGTTAAAGGCCTTGCACAATTCGAGCGCTTTCCAGCCGTGGTGGCGCTCGGAAATCTGATTGAAAACTGGCATGTTTCAGACTTTCATATCAGTAAGGCAAGGCCCGAACAAGAAGCGGGCTTCGCTGATCATTTATCCCGCGAAGGAGAAAACTTATCTCTGTTCATCCAGTATTTATATCAGTTTCACCGAAGTGCTTTTAACGAAATCATTTCAAAAATTAAACATCGTGTCCCCGGCATTACTAGTGTCGAGACAAAGACTACAGAAGAAGGCCGAGTGCTGTTGAAGTTTCAAGACGGCGCCTTTGAAGATCCTTTTTTAGCCAGGTATGTTTCCGACGGTACGATAAAAATGCTGGCTTATTTAACGCTGCTTTACGATCCAATCCCACATCCATTGTTATGCGTTGAAGAGCCGGAAAATCAACTCTATCCAAAGTTGTTGTGGGAATTGGCCGAAGAGTTTAGAGCTTATTCACTGCGAGGTGGTCAAGTGTTTGTTTCCACACATTCGCCTGATTTTTTGAACGCCACGCAACTTGAAGAAGTGTTTTGGTTGGTTAAACAAAACGGTTACACTCAGATAAAAAGGGCCTCTCAAGATGAGCAAATTGCCGCCTACATGAAAGATGGCGATCAAATGGGTTACCTCTGGAAACAAGGATTTTTTGATGGAGTTGATCCTGAATGA